The following proteins are co-located in the Ketogulonicigenium robustum genome:
- a CDS encoding ABC transporter ATP-binding protein, translated as MQHATAIPAALHVEGLKIEIQAESGPFTVVRDMNFNVARGETLCIVGESGCGKSMTAYSLMRLLPQGARVTEGVIALGGEDFLQMGQRAVENARGEKIAMIFQEPLTALNPVLTIGEQIAESVRQHRKGSKAAAWARAIEVLQLVQMPDPPRRAKQYPHELSGGMRQRAMIALALACDPAVLVADEPTTALDVTVQAQILGLISDLQKRMGTALVLITHDLGVVSEVADKVIVMYAGSPVEEATVYELFDAPLHPYTRGLMGAIPREGGGGERLTDIPGTVPALWNLPAGCAFAPRCPIATARCHTQRPPFVMKQAGHRAACWEQPDA; from the coding sequence ATGCAGCACGCCACAGCCATACCCGCAGCCCTGCACGTCGAAGGCCTGAAGATTGAAATTCAGGCCGAAAGCGGCCCGTTCACCGTCGTGCGCGACATGAACTTCAACGTCGCGCGCGGCGAGACACTTTGCATCGTCGGCGAATCCGGCTGTGGCAAATCGATGACCGCCTATTCTTTGATGCGCCTGTTGCCGCAAGGGGCGCGGGTGACCGAGGGGGTCATCGCGCTGGGCGGTGAGGATTTCCTGCAGATGGGCCAGCGCGCGGTTGAAAACGCACGCGGTGAAAAGATCGCCATGATCTTTCAAGAGCCGCTGACCGCCCTGAACCCGGTGCTGACGATTGGCGAGCAGATCGCCGAAAGCGTACGTCAGCACCGCAAGGGTAGCAAGGCCGCCGCGTGGGCCCGCGCGATCGAGGTTTTGCAGCTAGTGCAAATGCCAGATCCGCCGCGCCGCGCCAAACAATACCCGCACGAATTGTCTGGCGGGATGCGCCAGCGGGCTATGATCGCGCTGGCGCTGGCCTGCGACCCCGCCGTGCTGGTCGCGGACGAGCCGACAACCGCGCTGGATGTGACCGTGCAGGCGCAAATTCTGGGACTGATCAGTGATTTACAAAAGCGAATGGGCACCGCGCTGGTGCTGATCACCCATGACCTTGGCGTGGTATCTGAAGTGGCCGACAAGGTCATCGTCATGTATGCGGGCAGCCCTGTCGAGGAAGCAACGGTCTACGAGCTGTTCGACGCCCCGCTGCACCCCTATACCCGCGGCCTGATGGGCGCGATCCCCCGCGAAGGGGGCGGGGGCGAGCGGCTGACCGATATTCCCGGCACCGTTCCCGCCCTGTGGAACCTGCCCGCAGGCTGCGCCTTTGCCCCGCGCTGCCCGATTGCCACCGCGCGCTGCCATACGCAGCGCCCGCCCTTTGTCATGAAACAAGCCGGTCACCGCGCCGCCTGCTGGGAGCAACCCGATGCCTGA